From Humibacter ginsenosidimutans, a single genomic window includes:
- a CDS encoding helix-turn-helix transcriptional regulator has product MVDGARTPVDDDELDAITLGRRIRERRLHQGMTLDQLAAAVERAPSQVSMIENGKREPRLTMLRTIAQALNTTVDDLMKADAPSERVALEIAVERAVRGPVFSSLGLPGIRASKALNDDVLKVLLGLHGEIERLHRERASTPEEARRANAELREEMRARDNYYPELERQASELLTAVGHSGGPVSQQAVSDIASRLGFTLHYVSDLPYATRSVTDKRNHRIYLPVQQPSSRDSRSPVLQALASQVLGHDEPRSYADFLRQRVETNYLTAAVLLPEKDAVRLLTEAKNLRRISMEDLRDAFAVSYETAAHRFTNLATTRLGIPVHFMKVHESGTIIKAYENDSVRFPSDATGAIEGTTVCRNWTARTVFEASDRFSPWYQYTDTPTGTYWCTSRIEKAKEGEYSVSVGVPFAHVKWFRGRETTHRAESRCPDESCCRRAPAELADAWAQHAWPAARTPTSLLAALPTGSFPGVDETDVYEFLQAHAPA; this is encoded by the coding sequence ATGGTCGACGGAGCACGCACTCCCGTGGACGACGACGAGCTGGATGCCATCACGCTCGGTCGTCGCATCCGCGAGCGCCGGCTGCACCAGGGCATGACCCTCGACCAGCTCGCCGCCGCCGTGGAGCGCGCGCCGTCGCAGGTGTCGATGATCGAGAACGGCAAGCGCGAGCCCCGGCTCACCATGCTGCGCACGATCGCGCAGGCACTCAATACCACCGTCGACGACCTGATGAAGGCGGATGCCCCGAGCGAGCGCGTCGCGCTGGAGATCGCGGTGGAGCGTGCCGTGCGCGGACCGGTGTTCTCCTCGCTGGGGTTGCCGGGCATCCGCGCGTCGAAGGCGCTGAACGACGATGTGCTCAAGGTGCTGCTCGGGCTGCACGGCGAGATCGAGCGGCTGCACCGGGAGCGGGCGTCCACACCGGAGGAGGCGCGGCGCGCGAACGCCGAACTGCGCGAGGAGATGCGCGCGCGCGACAACTACTACCCCGAACTGGAGCGGCAGGCGTCCGAACTGCTCACCGCAGTGGGCCACAGTGGTGGGCCGGTGTCGCAGCAGGCCGTCAGTGACATCGCGAGCCGGCTCGGTTTCACGCTGCACTACGTGAGCGACCTGCCCTACGCCACCCGTTCCGTCACCGACAAGCGCAACCATCGCATCTACCTGCCGGTGCAGCAGCCGTCGTCGCGCGACTCGCGCTCCCCCGTGCTGCAGGCTCTGGCGAGCCAGGTGCTCGGCCACGACGAGCCGCGCAGCTACGCCGACTTTCTGCGCCAGCGCGTCGAGACGAACTACCTGACCGCCGCCGTGCTGCTCCCCGAGAAGGATGCCGTGCGCCTGCTCACCGAGGCGAAGAACCTGCGCCGCATCTCGATGGAAGACCTGCGCGACGCGTTCGCGGTCTCCTACGAGACGGCCGCGCACCGCTTCACGAACCTGGCGACGACGCGGCTGGGCATCCCGGTGCACTTCATGAAGGTGCACGAGTCGGGCACCATCATCAAGGCCTACGAGAACGACTCGGTGCGGTTCCCTTCGGATGCCACGGGCGCGATCGAGGGCACCACGGTGTGCCGCAACTGGACGGCGCGCACCGTGTTCGAGGCATCCGACCGCTTCAGCCCCTGGTACCAGTACACGGACACGCCGACCGGCACCTACTGGTGCACCTCACGCATCGAGAAGGCCAAGGAGGGCGAGTACTCGGTGAGCGTCGGCGTGCCGTTCGCGCACGTCAAGTGGTTCCGCGGACGCGAGACCACCCACCGCGCCGAGTCGCGCTGCCCAGACGAGAGCTGCTGCCGCCGAGCGCCCGCCGAGCTCGCGGATGCCTGGGCACAGCACGCGTGGCCCGCCGCGCGCACGCCCACATCGCTGCTTGCAGCGCTGCCGACGGGGAGCTTCCCCGGCGTGGACGAGACCGACGTATACGAGTTTCTGCAGGCGCACGCGCCGGCCTGA
- a CDS encoding DUF805 domain-containing protein — MSEPTPPSAPTPESRVDTEGREAPPFDRPYYRAPLPDAFLRFWKKYLVFTGRASRSEYWWWMLVDVLVGLFIQFLGTGLQPMPLISSVLHVAWLLVTAVPLVALTWRRFHDVNLSGWWAVPGLVAAAYSDIANALGVPLDFDGFGRQHLVLGGILFCVSAAGGLMLFVVSLLRPHPAGERFDDNGASARRAS, encoded by the coding sequence ATGTCCGAGCCCACCCCTCCGAGCGCACCGACGCCGGAGTCGCGCGTCGACACGGAAGGGCGCGAGGCTCCGCCATTCGATCGGCCGTACTATCGGGCGCCGCTTCCGGATGCCTTCTTGCGGTTCTGGAAGAAGTACCTCGTGTTCACCGGGCGCGCGAGCCGCTCCGAGTACTGGTGGTGGATGCTCGTCGACGTTCTCGTCGGATTGTTCATCCAGTTTCTCGGCACCGGCCTGCAGCCCATGCCGCTCATCTCGAGCGTTCTGCATGTCGCGTGGCTGCTCGTCACGGCCGTTCCGCTCGTCGCGCTCACCTGGCGTCGATTCCACGATGTCAACCTCAGTGGATGGTGGGCCGTGCCGGGTCTCGTCGCGGCCGCCTACAGCGACATCGCGAACGCGTTGGGCGTGCCGCTGGATTTCGACGGTTTCGGCCGGCAGCACCTCGTGCTGGGCGGCATCCTGTTCTGCGTCAGCGCAGCGGGCGGCCTGATGCTGTTCGTCGTCTCGCTGCTGAGGCCGCACCCTGCGGGGGAGCGGTTCGACGACAACGGCGCCTCAGCCCGACGAGCGAGCTGA
- a CDS encoding acyl-CoA dehydrogenase family protein — MTLIVETVFDLDALLTDEERAWRDKARAFATESILPVAEVDFENKHFRRELIGGLAAQGFLGMHIKGYGCAGAGAVSYGLVCHEIEAADSGWRTFVSVQGSLAMSAIAKHGSEEQKQEWLPRMAAGEAIGCFALTEPQGGSDPAAMTATARRDGDDWVIDGAKRWIGLASIADLAIVWAKDEEGVVRGFIVPTQTSGFEATPIAGKWAMRSSIQCDIRLDGVRVPASAQLPNARGLSAPFACLNEARFGIVWGAMGAARSCLEAAVQRSRTREVFGAPIGSRQLVQAKLADMFVEYEKGMLTAVHLGRLKERGALTPAQISVGKLNSVREALEIAHTSRALLAGDGITDEFPVMRHAANLEAVRTYEGTDEIHQLVIGRELTGLGAFA, encoded by the coding sequence ATGACCCTCATCGTCGAGACCGTCTTCGACCTGGATGCCCTGCTCACCGACGAGGAGCGCGCTTGGCGCGACAAAGCGCGTGCGTTCGCGACCGAGAGCATCCTGCCCGTCGCCGAGGTGGACTTCGAGAACAAGCACTTTCGCCGCGAGCTCATCGGCGGGCTCGCGGCCCAGGGCTTTCTCGGCATGCATATAAAGGGGTACGGCTGTGCAGGGGCCGGCGCTGTCTCGTATGGCCTGGTCTGCCACGAGATCGAGGCGGCCGACAGTGGATGGCGCACCTTCGTGTCGGTGCAGGGGTCGCTGGCGATGTCCGCCATCGCCAAGCACGGCTCCGAGGAGCAGAAGCAGGAGTGGCTGCCGCGCATGGCGGCGGGGGAAGCCATCGGATGCTTCGCCCTCACCGAACCGCAGGGCGGCAGTGATCCTGCGGCCATGACGGCCACCGCCCGCCGCGACGGCGACGACTGGGTGATCGATGGCGCGAAGCGCTGGATCGGACTCGCCTCCATCGCCGATCTCGCCATCGTGTGGGCGAAAGACGAGGAGGGCGTCGTGCGTGGATTCATCGTGCCGACGCAGACGTCGGGGTTCGAGGCGACGCCGATCGCGGGCAAGTGGGCGATGCGGTCATCCATTCAATGCGACATCCGGCTCGACGGTGTGCGGGTGCCGGCCTCGGCGCAGTTGCCGAACGCACGCGGCCTCTCGGCGCCGTTCGCGTGCCTCAACGAGGCGCGGTTCGGCATCGTCTGGGGCGCGATGGGTGCGGCGCGCAGCTGCCTCGAGGCCGCCGTGCAGCGCAGCCGCACCCGCGAGGTGTTCGGCGCGCCGATCGGATCGCGTCAGCTGGTGCAGGCGAAGCTCGCCGACATGTTCGTCGAGTACGAGAAGGGGATGCTCACGGCCGTGCACCTCGGACGCCTCAAGGAACGCGGCGCCCTCACCCCCGCGCAGATCTCCGTCGGCAAACTGAACAGCGTGCGCGAGGCGCTCGAGATCGCGCACACCTCGCGCGCCCTGCTGGCCGGCGACGGCATCACCGACGAGTTCCCGGTGATGCGCCACGCGGCTAACCTCGAAGCCGTGCGCACCTACGAAGGAACCGACGAGATCCACCAGCTCGTGATCGGCCGCGAGCTCACCGGCCTGGGGGCGTTCGCATGA
- a CDS encoding cache domain-containing protein, whose protein sequence is MPAADDSAGAIAALFADVFRLLESWRDQATASLGPSTTPSALDALASRLVLPELEADSLLIGAGFIAAPDYVHAGDVHFAWWLGPLDAGPIFGSTQTPTRLDLSTRGYADYLRDVRGLEWYATPAATMAPHVTGPYVDHLCTCDYIVTLTVPALVDGAMVGVVGADIAVRRLEREVLPVLLQHPEGLALVNADGRVVVSTEPSTPAGALVSQDAASIECAGIPLRVVTL, encoded by the coding sequence GTGCCCGCCGCTGACGACAGCGCCGGGGCGATCGCCGCTCTCTTCGCCGACGTGTTCCGCCTGCTCGAGTCCTGGCGCGACCAGGCCACGGCGTCTCTCGGCCCCTCGACCACACCCTCGGCGCTCGACGCTCTGGCATCGCGGCTCGTGCTTCCCGAACTCGAGGCGGACTCGCTGCTGATCGGCGCCGGATTCATCGCCGCTCCCGACTACGTGCACGCGGGCGACGTGCACTTCGCATGGTGGCTCGGACCGCTCGACGCGGGCCCCATCTTCGGCAGCACGCAGACCCCGACGCGACTCGATCTCTCCACGCGCGGTTATGCCGACTATCTGCGCGACGTGCGAGGGCTCGAGTGGTACGCGACGCCCGCCGCGACGATGGCGCCGCACGTCACCGGGCCTTACGTCGACCATCTCTGCACCTGCGACTACATCGTCACGCTGACGGTGCCGGCGCTGGTCGATGGCGCCATGGTCGGCGTCGTCGGCGCTGACATCGCGGTGCGGCGGCTCGAACGCGAGGTGCTGCCCGTCCTGCTGCAGCACCCGGAGGGGCTCGCGCTTGTGAACGCCGATGGACGGGTGGTGGTCTCGACCGAGCCGTCGACGCCGGCGGGAGCGCTGGTGAGCCAGGATGCGGCATCCATCGAGTGCGCGGGAATCCCGCTGCGCGTCGTCACTCTGTGA
- a CDS encoding NAD-dependent succinate-semialdehyde dehydrogenase has protein sequence MSYYAVVNPATGETVKEYPTITDAELGEAIARADAAYRSWGRTTTPEERAELIRKVGDLHAERRDELAAIIVREMGKPLEQAYGEVDFAADIYRYYADTSPDVLKDQPIDLLAGEGTAIVRRTPLGVLLGIMPWNFPYYQVARFAGPNLIIGNTILLKHAPQCPESAAAIQQIFDDAGFPDGAYVNIYATNEQIEEVIADPRVQGVSLTGSERAGSAVAEIAGRNLKKVVLELGGSDPFVLLSTNDLDKVVEDAAAARLDNSGQSCNAAKRFIVADDLYDDFVSKLTAKLAESQPSDPTSEDSKLGPLSSTAAAERLQAQLDRAVANGATLHATGERTGNFFAPIVLTDIAADNPSRHEEFFGPVASVYRASSEEDAVAKANDIPFGLGSYVYTTDPEQAERVANQIEAGMVFVNVVLADGVELPFGGVKRSGTGREMGRLGADEFVNKKLIRVG, from the coding sequence ATGAGCTACTACGCAGTCGTCAACCCGGCCACGGGCGAGACGGTCAAGGAATATCCCACGATCACGGACGCCGAACTCGGCGAGGCCATCGCGCGTGCGGATGCCGCCTACCGCAGCTGGGGCCGCACCACCACTCCCGAGGAGCGCGCGGAGCTCATCCGCAAGGTCGGCGACCTGCACGCGGAGCGCCGCGACGAACTCGCCGCGATCATCGTGCGCGAGATGGGCAAGCCGCTCGAGCAGGCTTATGGCGAGGTCGACTTCGCGGCGGACATCTACCGCTACTACGCCGACACGTCGCCCGACGTGCTGAAGGACCAGCCGATCGACCTGCTCGCCGGTGAGGGAACGGCCATCGTGCGCCGCACTCCCCTCGGCGTGCTGCTGGGCATCATGCCGTGGAACTTCCCCTACTACCAGGTGGCCCGCTTCGCAGGACCCAACCTCATCATCGGCAACACCATCCTGTTGAAGCACGCGCCGCAGTGCCCGGAGTCGGCGGCGGCCATCCAGCAGATCTTCGACGACGCCGGGTTCCCCGACGGCGCGTACGTCAACATCTACGCCACGAACGAGCAGATCGAAGAGGTCATCGCCGACCCGCGCGTGCAGGGCGTGTCGCTGACCGGCTCCGAGCGCGCCGGCTCGGCGGTCGCCGAGATCGCCGGCCGCAACCTCAAGAAGGTCGTGCTCGAGCTCGGCGGATCCGACCCGTTCGTGCTGCTGTCGACGAACGACCTCGACAAGGTGGTGGAGGATGCCGCGGCCGCCCGCCTCGACAACTCCGGCCAGTCCTGCAACGCCGCGAAGCGGTTCATCGTGGCCGACGACCTCTACGACGACTTCGTCTCCAAGCTCACGGCCAAGCTCGCGGAGTCGCAGCCGAGCGACCCGACCAGCGAGGACTCGAAGCTCGGCCCGCTCTCCAGCACAGCTGCGGCCGAGCGGCTGCAGGCCCAGCTCGACCGGGCCGTCGCCAACGGCGCCACGCTGCACGCCACCGGCGAACGCACGGGCAACTTCTTCGCGCCGATCGTGCTCACCGACATCGCCGCCGACAACCCGTCGCGCCACGAGGAGTTCTTCGGTCCCGTGGCCTCTGTGTACCGGGCGTCGAGCGAAGAGGATGCCGTCGCGAAGGCCAACGACATTCCCTTCGGCCTCGGCTCCTACGTCTACACGACCGACCCGGAGCAGGCCGAGCGCGTCGCCAACCAGATCGAGGCCGGCATGGTCTTCGTGAACGTGGTGCTGGCCGACGGCGTCGAGCTGCCGTTCGGTGGTGTGAAGCGCTCCGGCACCGGCCGTGAGATGGGCCGCCTCGGAGCCGACGAGTTCGTCAACAAGAAGCTCATCCGCGTCGGCTGA
- a CDS encoding FadR/GntR family transcriptional regulator — translation MSEERPTTARVGPAAREAIFAQLADAGRAEQVARRLTDAIILGVLDDGERLPSETELARRFGVAVITVREGLGMLRDSGLVETRRGRDGGSFVRSGTGHENALEARLRTVSRVELTDMATYFATILGGCAERAAARATDAEGDRLVAWVGEASFDSAASARSNTGGFYLEMAVLSQSPRLVREQIRAQAEYGPLLLLALDDHAVRASTAQGNHDIATAVRAHDSDRARALVAAQLQTHSEGLLRAKDALDREGVRRARR, via the coding sequence ATGAGCGAAGAGCGGCCGACGACGGCGCGTGTCGGACCCGCCGCGCGCGAGGCGATCTTCGCCCAGCTCGCCGACGCAGGCCGCGCCGAACAGGTGGCCAGGCGCCTCACCGACGCGATCATCCTCGGCGTGCTCGACGACGGCGAGCGGCTGCCGAGCGAGACCGAGCTCGCGCGCCGATTCGGGGTCGCCGTCATCACCGTGCGCGAGGGCCTCGGGATGCTCCGCGACAGCGGCCTCGTGGAGACGCGTCGCGGACGCGACGGCGGCAGCTTCGTGCGCTCGGGAACCGGACACGAGAACGCCCTCGAAGCGCGGTTGCGCACGGTGTCGCGCGTGGAGCTGACGGACATGGCGACGTACTTCGCCACCATCCTCGGCGGGTGCGCCGAGCGCGCGGCGGCGCGAGCGACCGACGCGGAGGGCGATCGGCTGGTGGCGTGGGTGGGGGAGGCATCCTTCGATTCCGCGGCATCGGCCAGGTCGAACACCGGCGGCTTCTATCTCGAGATGGCCGTGCTCAGCCAGTCGCCGCGGCTCGTGCGCGAGCAGATCCGTGCGCAGGCCGAGTACGGTCCACTGCTGCTGCTCGCGCTCGACGACCACGCCGTGCGGGCGAGCACCGCGCAGGGCAATCACGACATCGCCACGGCGGTGCGGGCCCACGACAGCGACAGAGCACGGGCGCTCGTCGCCGCCCAGCTGCAGACGCACAGCGAGGGACTTCTGCGCGCCAAGGACGCCCTCGACCGCGAAGGAGTGCGCCGTGCCCGCCGCTGA
- a CDS encoding aldehyde dehydrogenase family protein: protein MTTDTQSRVAAAVDRAVEDAAASGFETTSRADRARWLRALADALDADRAALVPLAHAETHLSEARLDGEVTRTVGQLRFFAAVIEEGSYLEATIDSADATLTPPRPALHRMLRPLGPVAVFSASNFPFAFSVLGNDTASALAAGCPVVVKGHPGHPELSRRVAELATQALADAGAPSGALSLVEGVEEGVALVEHPSVTAVGFTGSLRGGRALFDIASARPAPIPFYGELGSLNPVVVTEAAAAARAAGVAEGLVGSFTRDGGQYCTKPGIVFVPSGAGLEGEVAARIPGAPAQQLLTQGMSDAFARGSSALADRDDVEVVAVGAADDAASAPTVLAVSVDAFAAAHETFLTECFGPLTLLVRYADRAELDRAIAVLEGSLTATIHCEPDEDVSSLTERLSRIAGRVLFNGWPTGVAIAWGQQHGGPWPATTASIHTSVGATAIRRWLTPLALQDAPASVLPAELAAGNPLGIPRREDGVLVVPGTERA from the coding sequence ATGACCACCGACACTCAGTCACGGGTCGCCGCGGCGGTCGATCGTGCGGTCGAGGATGCCGCGGCCTCCGGCTTCGAGACCACCTCGCGCGCCGACCGTGCCCGCTGGCTGCGCGCCCTCGCGGACGCCCTCGACGCAGACCGGGCCGCGCTCGTTCCGCTCGCCCACGCCGAGACCCACCTGTCGGAGGCGCGGCTCGACGGCGAGGTGACGCGCACCGTCGGGCAGCTGCGGTTCTTCGCCGCCGTGATCGAGGAGGGCTCGTATCTCGAGGCCACCATCGACAGCGCGGATGCCACGCTGACCCCGCCGCGTCCCGCCCTGCATCGCATGCTGCGTCCGCTCGGACCCGTCGCCGTGTTCTCGGCGTCGAACTTTCCGTTCGCGTTCTCCGTGCTCGGCAACGACACGGCGTCGGCGCTCGCCGCCGGCTGCCCCGTGGTGGTCAAGGGACACCCAGGGCATCCTGAGCTGTCGCGGCGGGTGGCGGAGCTGGCCACGCAGGCGCTGGCGGACGCGGGTGCTCCGAGTGGGGCGCTCTCGCTCGTGGAAGGCGTCGAGGAGGGTGTGGCGCTGGTGGAGCATCCGTCGGTCACGGCCGTCGGGTTCACCGGGTCGCTGCGCGGCGGGCGTGCCCTGTTCGACATCGCGAGCGCCCGGCCGGCACCGATCCCGTTCTACGGCGAGCTCGGCTCGTTGAACCCCGTGGTCGTCACGGAGGCCGCCGCGGCGGCCCGTGCCGCAGGCGTCGCAGAGGGACTCGTCGGCTCGTTCACCCGCGACGGCGGCCAGTACTGCACCAAGCCGGGCATCGTGTTCGTTCCGAGCGGGGCCGGGCTCGAGGGCGAAGTGGCCGCGCGCATCCCGGGCGCTCCCGCCCAGCAGTTGCTCACGCAGGGCATGAGCGACGCGTTCGCGCGTGGATCGTCGGCGCTCGCGGACCGCGACGACGTCGAGGTGGTGGCGGTGGGCGCGGCCGACGACGCGGCCTCCGCGCCGACGGTGCTGGCGGTGTCGGTGGATGCGTTCGCCGCGGCCCACGAGACCTTTCTCACCGAATGCTTCGGCCCGCTCACGCTGCTCGTGCGCTATGCCGACCGGGCGGAGCTCGACCGGGCGATCGCGGTGCTGGAAGGATCGCTCACCGCCACCATCCATTGCGAACCCGACGAAGACGTGAGCTCGCTCACCGAACGGCTTTCCCGCATCGCGGGTCGCGTGCTGTTCAACGGCTGGCCCACCGGCGTGGCGATCGCGTGGGGTCAGCAGCACGGCGGCCCGTGGCCGGCCACGACGGCATCGATTCACACGTCCGTCGGAGCGACGGCGATCCGCCGGTGGCTGACACCGCTGGCGCTGCAGGATGCCCCGGCATCCGTGCTCCCCGCCGAGCTGGCCGCGGGCAACCCGCTGGGAATCCCGCGCCGGGAGGACGGCGTGCTGGTGGTTCCCGGCACGGAGAGAGCCTGA
- a CDS encoding tRNA-binding protein, with translation MNHEVAPIKPTITIDDLDRVDIRVGTITAVDDLPNSTKLVRVTVDLGDHRRSILVGMKQEREDPTEIIGRQTLVVVNLEPRRMAGELSEGMLFDIGYSDGITPVLATPETPVPDGTRAG, from the coding sequence ATGAATCACGAGGTGGCACCGATCAAGCCGACGATCACCATCGACGACCTCGATCGTGTCGACATTCGTGTGGGCACCATCACCGCCGTCGACGACCTTCCGAACTCCACGAAACTCGTGCGGGTCACGGTCGACCTCGGAGACCACCGGCGCAGCATCCTCGTCGGCATGAAGCAGGAACGCGAAGATCCGACGGAGATCATCGGCCGGCAGACCCTCGTCGTGGTCAACCTCGAGCCCCGTCGCATGGCGGGCGAGCTCTCCGAAGGCATGCTGTTCGACATCGGGTATTCCGACGGCATCACACCCGTGCTCGCGACGCCGGAGACACCGGTGCCCGACGGTACCCGAGCGGGCTGA
- the aceA gene encoding isocitrate lyase, with amino-acid sequence MTEQNASQNAAPQRRQRPGDQRQTADELELEWSADPRWDGIHRDYSAADVVALRGRVGEEHTLARRGAERLWEQLQRTEVPAAGESIDDPQWVAALGALTGNQAVQQVRAGLQAIYLSGWQVAADANLSGHTYPDQSLYPANSVPAVVRRINNALLRADQIDATSTEPLNTDWLAPIVADAEAGFGGPLNAYELMRSMIEAGAAGVHWEDQLASEKKCGHMGGKVLVPTSQHIRTLNAARLAADVADVPTIVVARTDSLAATLLTSDHDERDREFLTGTRTAEGFYEVRGGIDPVIARGLAYAPYADLLWVESSEPDLELARRFAERIHQDFPNKRLAYNCSPSFNWKRHLDDETIAKFQRELAAMGYAFQFITLAGFHALNHSMFTLARGYSERQMSAYVELQEAEFASELDGYTATRHQQEVGTGYFDLIATALNPSSATLALAGSTEQAQF; translated from the coding sequence ATGACCGAGCAGAACGCATCCCAGAACGCAGCACCTCAGCGCCGGCAGCGCCCGGGTGACCAGCGGCAGACCGCTGACGAGTTGGAGCTGGAGTGGAGCGCCGACCCGCGCTGGGACGGCATCCATCGCGACTACAGTGCAGCCGACGTCGTCGCCCTGCGTGGTCGCGTCGGTGAGGAGCACACGCTGGCCCGGCGCGGAGCCGAGCGGCTGTGGGAGCAGCTGCAGCGCACCGAGGTGCCGGCCGCGGGGGAGAGCATCGACGACCCGCAGTGGGTCGCGGCGCTCGGCGCCCTCACCGGAAACCAGGCCGTGCAGCAGGTGCGCGCGGGGCTGCAGGCGATCTACCTCTCCGGGTGGCAGGTCGCGGCGGACGCGAACCTCTCCGGTCACACCTACCCCGACCAGAGCCTGTACCCGGCCAACTCGGTGCCCGCGGTCGTGCGGCGCATCAACAACGCGCTGTTGCGCGCCGACCAGATCGACGCCACCTCGACCGAGCCGTTGAACACCGACTGGCTGGCTCCGATCGTGGCGGATGCCGAGGCCGGCTTCGGCGGACCGCTGAACGCCTACGAGCTGATGCGCTCCATGATCGAGGCGGGCGCGGCCGGCGTGCACTGGGAAGACCAGCTGGCCAGCGAGAAGAAGTGCGGGCACATGGGTGGCAAGGTGCTCGTGCCCACCTCGCAGCACATCCGAACGCTCAACGCAGCGCGGCTCGCGGCCGACGTCGCCGACGTGCCGACGATCGTCGTCGCGCGCACCGACTCGCTCGCCGCCACGCTGCTCACCAGCGACCACGACGAGCGCGACAGGGAGTTCCTGACCGGAACGCGCACTGCCGAGGGCTTCTACGAGGTGCGGGGCGGCATCGACCCGGTCATCGCCCGCGGCCTGGCGTACGCGCCGTACGCCGACCTGCTCTGGGTGGAGAGCTCCGAGCCCGACCTCGAGCTCGCGCGGCGCTTCGCCGAGCGCATCCACCAGGACTTTCCGAACAAGCGACTGGCGTACAACTGCTCGCCGTCGTTCAACTGGAAGCGGCACCTGGACGACGAGACCATCGCGAAGTTCCAGCGCGAGCTGGCCGCGATGGGATACGCGTTCCAGTTCATCACCCTCGCCGGCTTCCACGCCCTGAACCACTCGATGTTCACGCTCGCCCGGGGCTACTCCGAGCGTCAGATGAGCGCGTATGTCGAGCTGCAAGAAGCCGAGTTCGCATCCGAGCTCGACGGCTACACCGCCACCCGCCACCAGCAGGAGGTCGGCACCGGCTACTTCGATCTGATCGCCACGGCCCTGAACCCGTCGAGCGCCACGCTCGCGCTCGCGGGTTCGACCGAGCAAGCCCAGTTCTGA
- a CDS encoding CaiB/BaiF CoA transferase family protein — translation MTETAKGDAGALPLAGIRVADFSRVLAGPYATMMLADFGADVIKIESPAGDDTRSWAPPRDEYGDSTYFASVNRNKRSMVCDLTTEVGLREARRLASSADIVIENFRPGVMERFGLDHDSVSASNPGVIYCSITGFGDGDGAALPGYDLLVQAVGGLMSVTGRPDGEPSKAGVALVDVITGLNAVSGVLLALRQRESTGRGTRVRVELMTSLLSALVNQASGTLATGVSPRRMGNAHPSIAPYEVFRAADRELVLAVGNDRQFAALERELGLDADPRLATNPRRVALRHELHDAIDSRLAERPASEWVERMNAAGIPAGLVNTVGEAIDFAASLGLDPTVTIDDGDRVGRFIADPVHLDGVTPAYDSLPPRLGADQSADWRDTSGPSSTTNEGTS, via the coding sequence ATGACCGAGACGGCCAAGGGTGACGCCGGCGCATTGCCGCTGGCCGGCATCCGCGTCGCCGACTTCTCGCGGGTGCTCGCCGGGCCGTACGCCACGATGATGCTCGCCGACTTCGGCGCCGACGTGATCAAGATCGAGTCTCCTGCCGGCGACGACACCCGGTCGTGGGCGCCACCGCGCGACGAGTACGGCGACTCCACCTACTTCGCGAGCGTGAACCGCAACAAGCGGTCGATGGTCTGCGATCTCACCACAGAGGTCGGCCTCAGGGAGGCGCGCCGCCTGGCGTCGAGCGCCGACATCGTGATCGAGAACTTCAGGCCTGGCGTGATGGAGCGCTTCGGGCTCGACCACGACTCCGTGTCGGCCTCCAACCCCGGAGTGATCTATTGCTCGATCACCGGGTTCGGCGACGGCGACGGCGCCGCGCTGCCGGGATACGACCTGCTCGTGCAGGCCGTCGGCGGGCTGATGAGCGTGACGGGCCGGCCAGATGGCGAGCCGAGCAAGGCTGGAGTGGCGTTGGTGGACGTGATCACCGGGCTCAACGCGGTCAGCGGAGTGCTGCTCGCGTTGCGGCAACGCGAGAGCACGGGACGCGGCACGCGGGTGCGGGTCGAGCTGATGACGTCGCTGCTGAGCGCGCTGGTGAATCAGGCATCCGGAACCCTCGCCACCGGCGTCTCGCCGAGGCGCATGGGCAACGCGCACCCGAGCATCGCGCCCTACGAGGTGTTCCGCGCAGCAGACCGGGAACTCGTGCTCGCCGTCGGCAACGACAGGCAGTTCGCCGCCCTCGAGCGTGAGCTCGGGCTGGATGCCGACCCACGGTTAGCGACGAACCCGCGGCGGGTGGCTCTGCGGCACGAACTGCACGATGCGATCGACTCGCGCCTGGCGGAGAGGCCGGCGTCGGAGTGGGTGGAGCGGATGAACGCGGCAGGCATCCCGGCCGGGCTCGTCAACACCGTGGGCGAGGCGATCGACTTCGCGGCATCGCTCGGCCTCGACCCCACGGTGACGATCGACGACGGCGACAGGGTCGGCCGGTTCATCGCCGACCCCGTGCACCTCGACGGCGTCACGCCCGCCTACGACTCACTGCCGCCTCGACTCGGCGCCGACCAGAGCGCCGATTGGCGCGACACGTCGGGTCCGTCGAGCACCACGAACGAAGGAACATCATGA